The following is a genomic window from Photobacterium sp. GJ3.
TCAGAAACTAAGTCGGTTCTGTCTGAAGGTTTGGATAGTTTTGTCTGGGAATGAATTCATGGCAGGTAAAACAGAAACTGAAATTGAGATCACTGCATCAGAATTCGGGATGAAAGCAGGAATTGATATTTCTCTGACAAAGAAAAAAGCCTTTATGCGAACATAAAGGCAAAGATGAAAAGGAAGCAGATTGTTTGAATTATGCTCGAGCGTAGATCACGCTGCCACCTTTAATCGTATCAATGATTTTTTTCGATAAATGCTTCGGTAAAGCAGGGCAGCCCCAACTGCGGCCTAAATAGCCATGTCTGCGAATGAAATCTTCCGTTGCATAAGGCGCACCATGGACCACGATGTAGCGTCGACGCGCATTATCGTTCATCCCCTTGGTGAGTCCATCAAGACGAAGCGAGTAACCATTTCCACCGTAATACGTTGTATCGGTCAGAAATGTGCCCAAAGATGTCTGACGTGAATTAACGATGTTTGAGAAATGTTTTGCGGTTACCCCGCCACTGTTGACACCATGCGTGACATAGGTGTGAAAGAGAAGTCGGTTTGTTTTCAGATCGACCACAAAGAAACGTTTTTCAGTTGAAGGTTTACTGTAATCAATAATGGTCAGTAACTGTTTTTTACGGCCCTGCGCATTGTAATAAGCGTGATATCCATTTTTAAAGACATCGAAATCCAGCTTTCCTTTCAATCCAGCTTTCTCATACACATATTTTGCGACAAGATCTGTATTTTTTTGTGGTTGCTGAACCGTACTCTGAATAGTCGTTGCAGATGCAAATTGTGGTATATAACAAAAAATTAAAATAAAAAAGTAGATGGCTCGTTTCATTTCCCTGATAACACTCTTCTAATTGGTTTATGCCAAAGACAAAGCGACTCTATCATAGGATTTGAATTTTTTAGCCCTCTCTTTATAAGGATTTTGTCAAATCGAGTTAAGTCAGGGTCCTGTTAAATTTCTCACTCTTGATTCATTTATTAATATAAAACAGCACATTAAAAAATGAACATTGTTTAATCAAAGTTTATTTTTGTCATTTGTTTTGACAGACGATTGTTTCAAAATCGGAAATCTGAATCAGCTAGCTGTCTGTTTTCAAAAATAAAAAAACAAGACACAGCAGAGAAATAATAAAATTTACTCTATCCGTTCTGTTTGTTCGATTTTTGAGCTTTATCTCGAATTTTTTTGCCTAGCTCGTTTGTCTGTGGGTTAAAAAACAAACAGGCTGTATGCAGTGTTCTCGCAGGCGATGACAAAAAAAGCGGGCAAAACTGCCCGCTAAAGTTGACTCATCCTTTGAAAGGATTAAATGGTACAAACCGTTTCCCAACTGCCATCGCTGCCAGGGACAGAGCTCGTCCACCATTTGGCCTGATAGACAACGCCATTGTGGATAATTTTGTCACCGGTTGCTGCGTGGCTCGGATTACCTTGCCAGTCAGTTTGCGGCCAGTTTGGATAAGTATTCAAACCCGTTGTTGAGCAGGTACCGCCATTGTCACCGCCGCCGTTGTCACCACCACCATTATTCAGGTCAGCCAGTGGCAAATCAGGTTGTTCGAAGGCGAGGGCATAGTCTGTGTTGTTGATACGAACGCTGTAGTTTGCCGGACCGGAAATGGGCAGGAAGTAATTCAGCGTCAGTTCAAAGCTTTCGTTATTCGCCAGCTGTTTCCAGCTTGGCAGGGTGAAAGCAACACGATGGAAATTACCGTCCAGACCGCCGATGTTATCGCCACGGGTATGGCCGGATGCGATGACCTGCAGGTTTGCACCTGATTGATCGCTCATGTTGTCCGGCGTTGAGGTTGGAATATCGAACTGGAACTCTGTGCCGCCTGGCAGTGCCTGACCTGTTTTATTGGTCAGGGTCATGGTTGGGTTCAACGGATAGTTCTGATCACCAACTTTAAAACCGGACACAGCAACGTCAACGTTGACGGCATGTGTTGGAATGGCGCCTTCAGCAAGGGTATTGCCGTAAGGTGTCGCATTCGCAAACTTATCGTAGATGGCTTTGGTCATGGTATTACCCATGTGATATTCACCGTTGCCAGTTTTACAAGCGTTTTCTGTTGGATCGACAGTCGTACGGTTGCCGCTGGCATCCAGGTTATAACAGCTATAGTCGCCCGCCAGTTCCCAGAACATGATCCCGCCTATACCTTGATCGACGACGTAGTTCGCTTTGGTGTTGATAGACTCTTGATCCTCGGTAGACAGGAAGACTTTCTTCTCTGCATTCCATAGCCAAGGAGCAACAGAAACGCTGTCATAATGACGGGTGTAAGTACCGGTCAGTGCATCTTGCGGATCATTCACCGGATCCAGACCATAAGCGGCGGTATATGTCCCGTAAATACCGTTGGCCAGGTTCATTGCGTGCCACATTGGGTTCGAACCCGCGCCCATTTCATTGCCATTGGCATCTTTGTCGTGCCACATGTTGTCGATCCCAACCGCACCGTAACCACACTTGCTGGTTCCTGCACCTGTACCGGCAGGGCAGTCGCTCTGGTTTGGCAGAGCAGCCAGACCCCAGAGGCCGTTGGTTCCGCCATTCACGCCTTGCCAGCCACGCGTATAATACGGAACACCGATGTTAATTCGTCCGGCTGGCATGGAGCCGCGGAAGTAGTGGTAGGCCCAGTCGGTGTTCAGATAACCGGTTTTTTTGTACTGTGCTGTGCCGTAAACGTTGCCCGCTTCAAGCTCTGCATCCAGGCCGCTGTCAAACAGGGAAGCATTGTGACCGACATAGTCATTCCATGCCCCATGCAGGTCATAGGTCATGATGTTGACGTAATCGAGATACTTATTGATAGACATGGTTTCCATACCACGCAGCAGATAACCGGAAGACGGTGCTGCAATGGTCAGCATGTAGTGGTGTCCATCCTGCGCACTGGCTTGATCCAGCTTTTCACGCAACACTTTCATCAATTCATGGTAAGACTTCATCAAATGGGGGCGCATGGCATCTGAGTATGCGAAGTCATCCGGATTTCCTGCACCTTGCATGCTGGTCGGATACTCGTAGTCGATATCCAGACCATCAAATTGATATTGGCGCATCATTGCGACCGCAGAGTCAGCAAAGGTTTGGATTCCCTGATGATTGATGCTGCCGTCTGCATTGGTCGTCATGGTGTAGAAGCCACCATCAGCAACACGGTTGCCGTTTTCGTCGAAATGGCCACCGGTTTCAGCCCAGCCACCAATTGAGATGAGTGTCTTCACACCGTGTTTTGCTTTTGCTGTTGCCAGTGCACCGAAGTGACCTTTAAATCCAAGCGCCGGATCGACTTCAACACCAGGCCACTCTTTCCCAACGGCAGGGTTATTGGGATCGTTCACGTTCCCGATGTTCACTTTTCCGTCAGAACCGATACTGACAAAGGCGTAGTTAATGTGGGTCAGGTTTTCCCAGGGAATATCACTGACCAGATAGTTGTTCTGGTCGTCGCCACTGCTACGCCAGCTGGTGAAATAACCAATCACGCGTCGTGCATGATCGGCCCCCATTTTTTCACGGCCATCCTGATCATAAACCGTACAGTAAGGGACATTGACGCCCGGTGTTTGATACAGACCATCAGGCCGGCAGTTCGCCGCCGCCTGGGATTGAAAGCTTAATAAACACGCGGCACTCAGTGTGGCGAGCGTAAAGCCGCGCTTCGCATGCAGACAGTGCATTTTCAGGTTCAACATCACTATGGTTCCTTTAAGAGAAAAACAAACAAACAAAATAAGTAACAAGCTTAAAATTAGCTGTGAAATAACTATAGGATTTTTGTGGCAGATACCGAGCATATTTATTCATTTATTAGCTAATGATCACAATAAAAAAGCACATTTCTGTAACATTTATGATGTTATTTTGTGCAGGTAATCAAATCTCGCTTTAAATTTACAGGGTAAAAAATCAGGATCATCATGGCATTAGCGATACATTACAGATGAACTATGTTAATTTTCAGGTTTACATTCATTTGACAATTGAGGACAGGATTCCGAATGGACATCACCCTTTTCCATGCATCATTATTATTGTTCACGGGATTCATTGCAGGAATTATCAATACGTTAGCGGGTGGGGGATCTAACCTGACATTGCCTGCGCTGATGGTGATGGGGATGCCCGCTGAGGTCGCGAATGCGACCAACCGTTTAGGTGTTGTGTTACAGGCGATCACTGCAGTGTTTGGTTTTCGCCGTCACGGTAAACTGGATATGACGGACACCGGGCCCATTATGGTGCCAACGATCATCGGTGGTTTGGTCGGGGCCGCGGCTGCTGCATATGCCCCTTCGTCCTGGATTAAACCTTTGTTGCTGGGCACCATGCTGGCGATGGCGTTGATTATTCTGCTGAAACCAGCGGCAGTTGCGCCAGAGCCTGGCACCATTGCACGGAAAGTGGCAGACACACCCAGTTCCTGGTGGGGGTTGGGTCTAGCCGGATTTTATGGCGGATTCGTTCAGGCGGGAGTCGGGTTCGTCTTACTGGCGGCTTTGGCTGGAACATTAAGGTACGATCTGGTTCGGGCCAATGCGCTGAAAATGCTCTGTACGCTGATGTTCACTGTGGTTGCCCTGATCCTTTTTATATACGAGGGATTGGTGCTTTGGGTACCGGGACTTATTCTGGCTGCGGGCACCATATTCGGAACGCATCTGGCAGTTAAATTTGCGATTCAGGCCAGCGCAAAAACGCTGAAGTGGTTTTTGTTTTTAATGACCCTTTGTGGCTGTATCGCGGCAATGATTCATTAAATGCAAGGGATGATTTGTTAAATAAATGAACATCAAAACGGTGCCAAATTTATAAATAGCATGATTCGGCTCTTGCTGTTTTTATTATTCAATTTGTCACACATTCATACATGTTCAAATCGGAAAAAGCCGGGATTAACCTTTGTTGAAGTAAGGTTAATCCCGGCTTTTTTCTATTTTTGATTTTTTTTTAAGCATTATTTCAATTTGGGGATCTAAAGTTTCATTTTTAATGAGTGTTAACTCAGAAGCGAAAGTGGCAAACTATTTCAAGTGTAACAATTTGTATGGGAGTGTAACCAAAGCAGCGATAGGTATGTCAACTGTTACAATTTGGTTAACCAGTGAGCGTTTATGAAGCGTAGCACTGATTAGTCAGGTCAGCACATATTAGACATCAGCCCAATCCTGCGCATCTTGATTCAGATCAAAAATAATAACTCATGTAGTCACTGATTTGCGCTTGCAGATTTGATGACAACTTTTGCCCGAAAAGCTGAGAGAGAACATGAAAACCTCAAGATATAAAAATATCTTGTCGGGTGGTTTTGTCTTTTTGACAAGCCTTTTCCTGTCAGGATGTCAATTTGCGGTGCTTGATCCGAAAGGACGGATTGGGGTCGCAGAAAAAGAATTGATAATCACATCGATGTTATTAATGTTGATTGTCGTGATTCCCGTGATTTTGATGACGTTCTACTTTGCATTTAAGTACCGTGAATCAAATACCGGAGAAAAATATACGCCGGAGTGGGCTCACTCAACCAAGATCGAGCTGGTTGTGTGGACAGTGCCAATTATTATTATTGCCATTCTGGGCACGATTACCTGGCGTTCAACGCATGCGCTTGATCCAAGACAGCCCATCATTTCTGATGTGGAACCGATGAAGATCGAAGTGGTTTCACTTGATTGGAAATGGCTGTTTATTTATCCGGATCAGCACATTGCGACCATCAACGAAGTCGCATTTCCGACGGGTGTTCCGGTTGAATTCCACGTCACGTCGAACAGTGTGATGAATTCTTTCTTCATTCCTCAGTTGGGCAGCCAGATCTATGCCATGACAGGGATGTTGAACAAACTGAACCTGATTGCGGATGAGTCCGGTATTTACGACGGTATTTCATCAGGTTACAGCGGTCATGGTTTCTCTGGCATGAAATTCAAAGCGCTGGCTTTGCCTGACCAGGCAAGCTTTGACGAATGGGTTCAGAAAGTTCAGGGATCTGAGGAGCAACTGAAAACACTGAGCGACTTCCAAACCATCGCCAAGCCAAGCGAGAACGTACCTGTCAGTTATTACTCACATGTACCTTCCGACATGCTGCTGACCATTCTGAATCAGTTTGAAGGTTCTCTGACGTGTACCATCACGCCGGAATTTTCTGCTGAGCAAACATTCTAGGACATATTATGTTTGGACGATTAACACTGGACGCCATTCCTTTCCATGAGCCGATCCTCATGGCGACGCTGGCGGTCGTATTGCTGGGCGGTGCCGCCCTGGTAGGCGGCATTACCTATCTGGGTAAATGGCGCTACCTCTGGACAGAGTGGTTCACTACTGTCGATCACAAAAAAATTGGTGTGATGTACATCATCGTCGCGTTTGTGATGATGCTGCGTGGTTTTGCCGATGCCATCATGATGCGGAGCCAGCAAGTGCTGTCTGCCGCGGGTGAGACTGGTTATCTGCCGCCACATCACTATGATCAGGTCTTTTCAGCACACGGCGTGATCATGATTTTCTTCATGGCGATGCCGTTTATCATCGGCCTGATGAACATCGTGATTCCACTGCAGATTGGTGCGCGTGACGTTGCTTTCCCATTCCTGAACTCCCTGAGCTTCTGGCTGTTCGTTGTGGGTGTGGTGCTGATCAACCTGTCTCTGTTCGTGGGCGAGTTCGCGCAAACGGGCTGGCTGGCTTATCCGCCTCTGTCTGGTAAAGAGTACAGTCCCGGAGTCGGGGTTGATTATTGGATATGGGCACTGCAGATCTCCGGGATTGGTACGACCTTATCCGGGGTGAACTTCTTCACCACCATCATGCGTCTGCGTACCCCGTCGATGCCGATGATGAAGATGCCTGTGTTCACCTGGGCATCCCTGTGCGCGAACATTCTGATTATTATTTCGTTCCCAATCCTGACCGTCACCATTGCGCTGCTGACGCTGGATCGCTATCTGGGCACCCACTTCTTCACCGTAGATATGGGGGGCGACATGATGATGTACGTCAACCTGATCTGGGCGTGGGGTCACCCGGAAGTTTACATTCTGGTGCTGCCTGTCTTTGGTGTGTTCTCTGAAGTGGTTGCGACCTTCTCGCGCAAGAAGCTGTTCGGTTACACCTCGCTGGTGTGGGCAACCGGGGTGATCACCTTCCTGGCCTTTATCGTGTGGCTGCACCACTTCTTTACGATGGGTGCGAGTGCGAATGTGAATGCCTTCTTTGGGATTGCCACCATGGTCATTTCGATTCCGACCGGGGTGAAGATCTTTAACTGGCTGTTCACCATGTACCGTGGCCGGATCAAATTCACCACACCAATGCTGTGGACCATCGGTTTTATGTTCACCTTCACCATTGGTGGCATGACCGGCGTACTGCTGGCGGTACCTGCAGCGAACTTTGTGCTGCATAACAGCTTGTTCCTGATTGCGCACTTCCATAACGTGATTATCGGTGGTGTGGTCTTCGGATGCTTTGCAGGCTTTGCTTACTGGTTCCCGAAAGCGACAGGCTACAAACTGGATGAGAAATGGGGCGTTCGTGCCTTCTGGTTCTGGATCATCGGATTCTTCGTTGCCTTTATGCCGCTGTATGTGTTGGGCTTCATGGGAATGACCCGTCGTCTGAGCCAGCATATTGACCCGCAGTACTTCCCGATGCTGGCTGTTGCAGCCTGCGGTGCGGTTCTGATTCTGTGCGGTATTCTGTGTCAGATCATGCAGCTGTATGTCACATTCCGTGACCGTGAAGCGCTGCGCGATGTTACCGGCGACCCTTGGGATGCACGTACGCTGGAGTGGGCGACTTCGTCTCCACCCCCGTTCTACAACTTTGCCAAACTGCCTGAAGGCAATGAGCTGGATGCATTCTGGTATCAGAAAGAGCGCGGTGAAACGAATCAACCTATTCAGTATACGCCGATTCACATGCCGAAAAACACAGGCGCAGGCGTCATTATCTCTGCTTATGCGCTGCTGTTTGGTTTCGGTCTGATCTGGTACATGTGGTGGCTGGTTGCTGTGGGTGTGGTTGGCATGATCGGGACTTGGATCAAGCACAGTTTCAACGATGATGTGGACTATTACGTCACGGTTGAAGAAGTGAAAGCCATCGAAGAAGCTCATAAAGCACGTGTTGCGGGTGCAGCGCCGACACCAACTTCAAAAGACGACGAAGACGAGATGGAGGTCGACTATGCACACTAATGCGGTTGATCATCACGAGCACGACGAACACCATCACGATATCGGTGAAACCAAGCAGCTTGGCTTTTGGATTTACCTGATGAGTGACTGCATTCTGTTCGCAACGCTCTTTGCAACCTACGCCGTGTTGTGTGGCAACACGGCAGGTGGTCCGAGTGGTAAACACATTTTCGAACTGCCGTTTGTATTCACAGAAACCATGATGCTGCTGTTCAGTAGTATCACGTTCGGCTTCGGCATGATTGCGATGAAACGCAAAGATGTCGATGGCCTGAAACGCTGGATGTACGTCACCTTCTTGCTGGGCTTTGGCTTTCTGGCGATGGAAATTTATGAGTTCCATCACCTGATTGCGGAAGGTTACGGCCCGGATCGCAGTGCGTTCCTGTCTGCCTTCTTCACGCTGGTCGGAACTCACGGTCTGCACGTCACTGCCGGGATGATCTGGATGATTGTGTGCCTGATTCAACTCAATACTAAAGGGCTGAACGATGTCATGGAAACTCGTTTCCATTGCCTGAGTATGTTCTGGCACTTCCTGGATATTGTCTGGATCTGCGTATTCACCATCGTTTACCTGTTGGGAGTATTGTAATGGCGAAGCAAGAGCATCAAACCGGTTACGGTGATTACATCAAAGGGTTTATTGCGTCACTGATTCTGACCATCATCCCTTTTTACTTCGCAGCAACCAAAAGCCTGCCAACAACCGCAACGGTCGCCATTCTGCTGGTTTGCG
Proteins encoded in this region:
- the cyoA gene encoding ubiquinol oxidase subunit II, producing MKTSRYKNILSGGFVFLTSLFLSGCQFAVLDPKGRIGVAEKELIITSMLLMLIVVIPVILMTFYFAFKYRESNTGEKYTPEWAHSTKIELVVWTVPIIIIAILGTITWRSTHALDPRQPIISDVEPMKIEVVSLDWKWLFIYPDQHIATINEVAFPTGVPVEFHVTSNSVMNSFFIPQLGSQIYAMTGMLNKLNLIADESGIYDGISSGYSGHGFSGMKFKALALPDQASFDEWVQKVQGSEEQLKTLSDFQTIAKPSENVPVSYYSHVPSDMLLTILNQFEGSLTCTITPEFSAEQTF
- the cyoB gene encoding cytochrome o ubiquinol oxidase subunit I → MFGRLTLDAIPFHEPILMATLAVVLLGGAALVGGITYLGKWRYLWTEWFTTVDHKKIGVMYIIVAFVMMLRGFADAIMMRSQQVLSAAGETGYLPPHHYDQVFSAHGVIMIFFMAMPFIIGLMNIVIPLQIGARDVAFPFLNSLSFWLFVVGVVLINLSLFVGEFAQTGWLAYPPLSGKEYSPGVGVDYWIWALQISGIGTTLSGVNFFTTIMRLRTPSMPMMKMPVFTWASLCANILIIISFPILTVTIALLTLDRYLGTHFFTVDMGGDMMMYVNLIWAWGHPEVYILVLPVFGVFSEVVATFSRKKLFGYTSLVWATGVITFLAFIVWLHHFFTMGASANVNAFFGIATMVISIPTGVKIFNWLFTMYRGRIKFTTPMLWTIGFMFTFTIGGMTGVLLAVPAANFVLHNSLFLIAHFHNVIIGGVVFGCFAGFAYWFPKATGYKLDEKWGVRAFWFWIIGFFVAFMPLYVLGFMGMTRRLSQHIDPQYFPMLAVAACGAVLILCGILCQIMQLYVTFRDREALRDVTGDPWDARTLEWATSSPPPFYNFAKLPEGNELDAFWYQKERGETNQPIQYTPIHMPKNTGAGVIISAYALLFGFGLIWYMWWLVAVGVVGMIGTWIKHSFNDDVDYYVTVEEVKAIEEAHKARVAGAAPTPTSKDDEDEMEVDYAH
- a CDS encoding sulfite exporter TauE/SafE family protein is translated as MDITLFHASLLLFTGFIAGIINTLAGGGSNLTLPALMVMGMPAEVANATNRLGVVLQAITAVFGFRRHGKLDMTDTGPIMVPTIIGGLVGAAAAAYAPSSWIKPLLLGTMLAMALIILLKPAAVAPEPGTIARKVADTPSSWWGLGLAGFYGGFVQAGVGFVLLAALAGTLRYDLVRANALKMLCTLMFTVVALILFIYEGLVLWVPGLILAAGTIFGTHLAVKFAIQASAKTLKWFLFLMTLCGCIAAMIH
- the cyoC gene encoding cytochrome o ubiquinol oxidase subunit III; amino-acid sequence: MHTNAVDHHEHDEHHHDIGETKQLGFWIYLMSDCILFATLFATYAVLCGNTAGGPSGKHIFELPFVFTETMMLLFSSITFGFGMIAMKRKDVDGLKRWMYVTFLLGFGFLAMEIYEFHHLIAEGYGPDRSAFLSAFFTLVGTHGLHVTAGMIWMIVCLIQLNTKGLNDVMETRFHCLSMFWHFLDIVWICVFTIVYLLGVL
- a CDS encoding murein L,D-transpeptidase catalytic domain family protein, translated to MKRAIYFFILIFCYIPQFASATTIQSTVQQPQKNTDLVAKYVYEKAGLKGKLDFDVFKNGYHAYYNAQGRKKQLLTIIDYSKPSTEKRFFVVDLKTNRLLFHTYVTHGVNSGGVTAKHFSNIVNSRQTSLGTFLTDTTYYGGNGYSLRLDGLTKGMNDNARRRYIVVHGAPYATEDFIRRHGYLGRSWGCPALPKHLSKKIIDTIKGGSVIYARA